The following nucleotide sequence is from Pochonia chlamydosporia 170 chromosome 4, whole genome shotgun sequence.
acttggacttggcacTGTAAGATCAGGGCAAAGAATGTGCATGTGACCGTGCTAAGAAACCAATAACACTGTCTTTGTCTAACACGAGACGGTCAGCAAAGATCACGACACCCGCGCCAGCCACAGGGCACTTGGGTGTGTTTTTTGTCCCCTCAAGTCGTCCTCGTCTCCTATTCGCCCAATCCGCCATCAGCATCCATCCGAGACTCTGGCCTTCACACTGACCgtgacaccagacagactgGACAGACAGACtggcacaccagactctgCGCATCCATcagccatcatccatcatccatcgcccatccatcatcctccatcatctccaccCCCtgcccatccatgtctggccagCTTCCACCTCATTTCTCCATGGGAGCCAAAAACTGGGTCGTTGTGCCTGTTCTGGCAACGCTGGCCTGTCAAACGCATTCCTCTGGCTCCGCCCTCTCGCGCCGCTTCAGCCAACTTGAACTGGCTTGACTGGCTCGAGCCATCCGCAAGCCATCTTCTCTGCTCACGGTCAGCTAGACGTTGACTGTTTGACAAGGTTGGCTCAACCAGACTCGTTTTGCACTTGTACCCCGTCCTCCCCACCCCAGACCCCGTCCAGAAAAAACCCACAGGCCCTCGCCCAGTCGTCGCCCGGTCTTTCTCGTCTCTCTCGCTCACCTTCGACGATTCTTCTCGCGAGCCACCCACTCCTTTCAccctttgccatcaacatctgGTGTCTCGATACCACTCGTCCTTGCACTTCTACGGCTTCGACGGCTATGTCGATTTAAACAAAGGCAGTCTCGCTCGTCGATTGATTCCTTTGCGGAGGGCTACTATTCTCCTTCCCCAGACTTGCTCAATCACCGACAACCCCCGCGAGGGCCCGCTTCGAAAGGGCCGAATATCACCTGCAGGCCAGAaaagccaccaccacactgCTTTGGCTTTTCTTCCGGCTACCAGCAACCCAGCGACACGCGAGTTTTACACTTGCCTGGAGTCGTTATTCTTCAGCCATATCTCTCCCCGCAAAATACCCCGAGATCTACTATCTCGTCGACGTTTCGTTGCGACGCCTGTATCGATAAAATCAACTTCTTgtgcccttttttttttaaaccGTGGCATTTTGCGATACACCCCAACAGGCGGTGTTTCTCCTGGAGCCTGACGACGACTTTTCTCGAACGACGGGGCCTAGCCTCGAAACAACATCGGCAAACGTGAATCGGTGCATTCTTATCATCGATTCCCTCGCTCCTCCTTCCAGCACCATGTCGCAAGCGGTTAAGAGGGCCTGCGATGCCTGCCATCGTCGCAAGGTCAAGTGTGACGGAATTAACCCTTGCCGCAACTGTTCTTCCGCTCAGCTTTCTTGCACATATAATGCTATTCCACAAAAGAAGGGCCCCAAGGGCTCACGAGCCAAGGTTATCAGTGAACTGCGGGAGACGCAACGCCAGACCAGCCTGTCGGCCAAGGTACAAAATCGAATGAATGGAATCGCTTGTCCGCCCACTGCCTCGAGCTTGGCTCCAACTCCCGGACTCCTCACCAGCGAACTTGTCAAGGAGTGCGCACAGTTCTTCTTTGACAACCTCTATCCACAGGCTCCCATTCTCGACCGAAGACAAGTTGAACAGCAGGTTTTGTACATGGAGCAGAACCGCGATGCCTACTGCTTAATGACATCCCTGTGTGCCTTCATCATGCTCCAGCCTGGCATGTCGATGCCTGCTGGCGACCCATACAACTTGGATATGGTTCCCGGTGCCAATATTGTATCCAGCCAACTTCTCCTGGAAGAATGCCTGCGCGTCCGCAAAGGCTACGAGTACCTCGACTCCATCACCCTGAATTCGTTGGCcaccaacttcttcctctttggcTGCTTCTATGGCCAGGAAATGCACGACAAGGCATGGTACTATCTCCGTGAGGCTACGACCATGATACATATGGCCGGCATGAACAAGGAAGAACATTACATGCAATTCGATGCTGCCGAAGCCTCtcgacgccgccgcctttactggctcttcttctccgtTGAGAGAGCATATGCCATCCAGCGACAACGCCCCATTACCCTCCAGGCAACGATTAATTTGCCAACGCTGGGCGATGATCCCGCTGATCCCCAGGCACACAtgctcaacagcttcatttTGCTGGTTAACATGTTCCGACCGTTCGACGATGCTTTTACTGCTACATGGAATAAGACTCGAGGCCAGTTTACTTCGCAGTATGTCAACGGCTTGCAGAAGCAACTTAATGAGGTTGCACAATCCTATGCTTGCCAGGACTCCAATTTCCAAGATCTGCACACCAACCAGCAGTGGTTAAAGAGCACAGTGTGGCAGTTGACCAGCGGCGTTGTTAATGGCAACTCTGACGATTCCATCTCCTTCCAATACCCTATGAATATGTCTCGAGAGTTGCTGGTGAACATGGCTTCACAATTCCCTGTTCAGGTGGTTGATCTCCTTGGTACTGGGCTGGTAAGTTTCAAGTGAAGAGTAGCATGCATGATGATCCTGTATTGACATCTTCACAGATTGAGAAGCTCATGGAAATGTCGTCATCCATGACGGAGTATCTGGCTATGCAACCTGCTTCACGAGACCCCTTCGCCATCGGCCCACGTGAGCACTTGAACCAGATCCTCTCCatggttgctgttgctcgAAACGGCGACTACCGCTTCTTGCCATTGCTCTTGAACAAGCTTGGTGAAGTCCTCCCACGCATGACCAACCCCATGCTCCAGAACGCACCTGAGAactccaacttggccaataTTGATATCTTTGACGGCTTTGGCACCGCTGGAATGGCACAACCCCCCAGCCAGATGCATATGGCTATGGACAGCGACTATGACCGCAAATTTTCCGTTGAGGAATACGAGAAGAAGTACGCCATGGAAATGAACGGCAACACTCCCGAATCTGCCACCCACTCCAACCACTCCAACAGCTCCCCATCCATTGCTCAACAAGGTTCTGATATAGGTGGCTCATTTGTAA
It contains:
- a CDS encoding C6 zinc finger protein (similar to Verticillium alfalfae VaMs.102 XP_003000207.1) encodes the protein MSQAVKRACDACHRRKVKCDGINPCRNCSSAQLSCTYNAIPQKKGPKGSRAKVISELRETQRQTSLSAKVQNRMNGIACPPTASSLAPTPGLLTSELVKECAQFFFDNLYPQAPILDRRQVEQQVLYMEQNRDAYCLMTSLCAFIMLQPGMSMPAGDPYNLDMVPGANIVSSQLLLEECLRVRKGYEYLDSITLNSLATNFFLFGCFYGQEMHDKAWYYLREATTMIHMAGMNKEEHYMQFDAAEASRRRRLYWLFFSVERAYAIQRQRPITLQATINLPTLGDDPADPQAHMLNSFILLVNMFRPFDDAFTATWNKTRGQFTSQYVNGLQKQLNEVAQSYACQDSNFQDLHTNQQWLKSTVWQLTSGVVNGNSDDSISFQYPMNMSRELLVNMASQFPVQVVDLLGTGLIEKLMEMSSSMTEYLAMQPASRDPFAIGPREHLNQILSMVAVARNGDYRFLPLLLNKLGEVLPRMTNPMLQNAPENSNLANIDIFDGFGTAGMAQPPSQMHMAMDSDYDRKFSVEEYEKKYAMEMNGNTPESATHSNHSNSSPSIAQQGSDIGGSFVSSPSIMSPGMEYPHSMNGFSCNPMNEMVMSPIGNPGQSNPISQGQHMGHDGISQRMNGISAQNMRQQGMNSMNSLGGMGQIQQRQSSFHMSGQAHMGDFHNLQRGNSDASNSMVGINTMGAY